From Salinirubellus salinus, the proteins below share one genomic window:
- a CDS encoding helix-turn-helix transcriptional regulator yields the protein MNNSVREHREAEGLSQGALAEAVGVTRQTINAVERERYDPSLELALKLAGHFDRPVEDLFWLDGD from the coding sequence ATGAACAACAGCGTCCGCGAGCACCGCGAGGCCGAGGGGCTCTCCCAGGGTGCGCTCGCCGAGGCGGTGGGCGTCACCCGACAGACGATCAACGCGGTGGAGCGCGAACGCTACGACCCGTCGCTGGAACTGGCGCTGAAACTGGCCGGCCACTTCGACCGGCCCGTCGAGGACCTGTTCTGGCTCGACGGGGACTAG
- the rnz gene encoding ribonuclease Z → MSLCVTFLGTGGAVPSVQRNTSAVFVRREGERLLFDCGEGTQRQMMRFGTGFDVSHVFVSHLHGDHVLGLPGLLQTMEFNDRTDPVAIHVPNGRRRAMRNLLDGTATRPSFPLRIREVGAGDVAYRAGEFEVRAFRTEHRTKSVGYALVEDDRKGRFDRERAEELGVPPGPLFSKLHEGESVELDDGTVVHSDQVVGDPRPGRRFVYTGDTRPTDATVEAAEAADLLVHDATFLAEEADRANSTGHSTAREAAEVAAAAGAKRLALTHVSSRYAGYVTPIAEEARETFDGEAFVPDDGDEVDLPYPDD, encoded by the coding sequence ATGTCGCTGTGCGTGACGTTCCTCGGTACCGGTGGGGCGGTCCCCTCCGTCCAGCGCAACACCAGCGCGGTGTTCGTCCGACGGGAGGGCGAGCGCCTGCTGTTCGACTGCGGCGAGGGGACCCAGCGCCAGATGATGCGCTTCGGCACGGGGTTCGACGTCTCGCACGTCTTCGTCTCGCACCTGCACGGTGACCACGTCCTCGGGCTCCCGGGACTGCTCCAGACGATGGAGTTCAACGACCGCACGGACCCGGTCGCCATCCACGTCCCGAACGGACGCCGCCGGGCGATGCGGAACCTGCTCGACGGCACCGCCACCCGCCCCTCGTTCCCCCTCCGCATCCGCGAGGTGGGCGCGGGCGACGTGGCCTACCGCGCCGGCGAGTTCGAGGTCCGCGCGTTCCGGACCGAACACCGCACGAAGTCGGTCGGCTACGCGCTCGTCGAGGACGACCGGAAGGGCCGGTTCGACCGGGAACGCGCGGAGGAGCTCGGGGTGCCACCGGGACCGCTGTTCTCGAAGCTCCACGAGGGCGAGAGCGTCGAGCTCGACGACGGCACCGTCGTCCACTCCGACCAGGTGGTCGGCGACCCGCGTCCCGGCCGGCGGTTCGTCTACACCGGTGACACCCGGCCCACCGACGCCACCGTCGAGGCCGCCGAGGCGGCGGACCTGCTGGTCCACGACGCCACGTTCCTCGCCGAGGAGGCCGACCGTGCGAACTCGACCGGCCACTCGACCGCCCGTGAGGCCGCCGAGGTGGCCGCTGCGGCCGGTGCGAAGCGCCTCGCGCTCACCCACGTCTCCTCGCGCTACGCCGGCTACGTCACCCCGATCGCCGAGGAGGCCCGCGAGACGTTCGACGGGGAGGCGTTCGTACCCGACGACGGCGACGAGGTCGACCTCCCCTACCCGGACGACTGA
- a CDS encoding ABC transporter ATP-binding protein, with amino-acid sequence MHDGANLGKEDVVLSVEGLRKTFGGLVATDDATFEVERGTITGMIGPNGAGKSTLFNLVSGFYDPEAGSVTVNGVDVTGAEPHEVAEKGLVRTFQTPRKLEGMTVREAMLVGPRSQVGESFVSLFTRGDEVTTQERKNLEDAHRILEEFEIGDLAHQAATDLSGGQMKLVELARAMLAEPEILLLDEPVAGVNPTLANKLSDQIERLNEQGTTFLVIEHDMEFIMNLADPIVVLDRGHVLTEGTPDEVRSDDRVIDAYLGGGA; translated from the coding sequence ATGCACGACGGCGCGAACCTCGGCAAGGAGGACGTCGTCCTGAGCGTCGAGGGGCTGCGAAAGACGTTCGGCGGCCTCGTCGCCACCGACGACGCCACCTTCGAGGTCGAACGCGGGACGATCACGGGCATGATCGGGCCGAACGGTGCCGGCAAGTCCACGCTGTTCAACCTCGTCAGCGGGTTCTACGACCCCGAGGCGGGGAGCGTGACCGTCAACGGCGTCGACGTGACCGGCGCCGAACCGCACGAGGTGGCCGAGAAGGGCCTCGTCCGGACGTTCCAGACCCCCCGGAAACTGGAGGGGATGACGGTCCGCGAGGCGATGCTCGTCGGCCCGCGCTCGCAGGTCGGCGAGTCGTTCGTCTCGCTGTTCACCCGCGGTGACGAGGTGACCACGCAGGAACGCAAGAACCTGGAGGACGCCCACCGCATCCTGGAGGAGTTCGAGATCGGTGACCTCGCCCACCAGGCCGCGACCGACCTCTCGGGCGGGCAGATGAAGCTCGTGGAGCTGGCCCGCGCGATGCTGGCCGAACCAGAGATACTGCTGCTCGACGAGCCCGTCGCCGGCGTCAACCCGACGCTGGCGAACAAGCTCTCCGACCAGATAGAGCGACTGAACGAGCAGGGGACCACGTTCCTCGTCATCGAACACGACATGGAGTTCATCATGAACCTCGCGGACCCCATCGTGGTGCTCGACCGCGGACACGTCCTCACGGAGGGGACGCCCGACGAGGTGCGCTCCGACGACCGTGTCATCGACGCGTACCTCGGAGGTGGCGCCTGA
- a CDS encoding DUF460 domain-containing protein translates to MSTRTSALDAVVFGVDVQSGDVRGDSPSYALVAFDGEHVDRDVVSLRKLKRLVDREEPAILATDNMYELAADKDALVHFLRHLPSETRLVQVTGAERPEPLSRVASRHGVPYGKKPMKEAEAAARLAAMNVGYEVSAFTNTTTVKVSRGRSTGKGGWSEDRYTRRIHGNVRRRAREIESELDDAGLEYEQEVTEKYGGYARALFHVEGTPADIPVSANRSGDVRVEIERERRDGIEFEPLAKRRDHVIVGIDPGTTTAVAVLDLDGNVLDVLSTRTADTAAVIEWIIERGRPILVAADVTPMPETVEKFRRSFDAAGWTPTTDLPVDGKQHRTREVGYDNDHERDAMAAALYAFDDHEDQFARISRKVPPDLERGEVIGRVVSGEESVEAVLRDLTEDEQPEQDEHEHDPREPTAEEREIKRLRSRIGRLEDHVEDLRDTIATKEERVSELQSELSEARREERREARERREVTRLERKNDQLERKLDEQRERNEELEGKLERLKSLWRLDHSNFADVAEQKAGLVPVKPLEQFTKAAIEDAQERFGLARDDVVYLRDASGAGRETAEMLAAVEPKVVLRAGNLSEQADDVLFDHEIPVGPADDVTIQEVDELAVAHESEVEAVVEDWADRAEDRRKDQTDEMVDRLISEHRAETKRTERGEGD, encoded by the coding sequence GTGAGCACCCGCACGAGTGCGCTCGACGCCGTCGTCTTCGGCGTCGACGTCCAGAGCGGTGACGTCCGGGGTGATTCGCCCTCCTACGCCCTCGTCGCCTTCGACGGCGAGCACGTCGACCGGGACGTCGTCTCCCTCCGCAAACTGAAGCGGCTGGTCGACCGCGAGGAGCCCGCCATCCTCGCCACGGACAACATGTACGAACTGGCGGCCGACAAGGACGCGCTCGTGCACTTCCTGCGCCACCTGCCGAGCGAGACGAGACTGGTGCAGGTGACCGGCGCCGAACGCCCGGAACCACTCTCCCGAGTGGCCTCGCGCCACGGCGTCCCGTACGGCAAGAAGCCGATGAAGGAGGCCGAGGCCGCCGCCCGCCTCGCGGCGATGAACGTCGGCTACGAGGTCTCGGCGTTCACGAACACGACGACGGTGAAGGTCTCGCGCGGCCGCTCCACGGGCAAGGGCGGGTGGTCCGAGGACCGCTACACGCGGCGCATCCACGGCAACGTCCGCAGGCGCGCCCGCGAGATCGAGTCCGAACTTGACGACGCCGGCCTCGAGTACGAGCAGGAGGTGACCGAGAAGTACGGCGGCTACGCCCGCGCGCTGTTCCACGTCGAGGGGACGCCGGCGGACATCCCGGTCTCGGCGAACCGGAGTGGCGACGTGCGTGTCGAGATCGAGCGCGAGCGCCGCGACGGCATCGAGTTCGAGCCGCTCGCCAAGCGCCGCGACCACGTCATCGTCGGCATCGACCCGGGCACCACGACGGCCGTGGCCGTGCTGGACCTCGACGGCAACGTCCTCGACGTGCTCTCGACCCGGACCGCCGACACCGCCGCCGTCATCGAGTGGATCATCGAGCGCGGCCGGCCCATCCTCGTCGCCGCGGACGTCACTCCGATGCCCGAGACGGTGGAGAAGTTCCGCCGCTCGTTCGACGCCGCCGGCTGGACCCCGACGACGGACCTCCCGGTCGACGGGAAACAGCACCGCACCCGCGAGGTCGGGTACGACAACGACCACGAGCGGGACGCGATGGCCGCGGCGCTCTACGCGTTCGACGACCACGAGGACCAGTTCGCTCGCATCTCGCGGAAGGTGCCCCCGGACCTCGAACGCGGCGAGGTCATCGGCCGGGTCGTCTCCGGCGAGGAGAGCGTCGAGGCCGTCCTCCGCGACCTGACCGAGGACGAACAGCCGGAGCAGGACGAGCACGAACACGACCCGCGCGAGCCGACGGCCGAGGAACGCGAGATCAAGCGGCTCAGATCACGCATCGGCCGGCTGGAGGACCACGTCGAGGACCTGCGTGACACCATCGCCACGAAGGAAGAGCGCGTCTCGGAGCTCCAGTCGGAGTTGAGCGAGGCCCGCCGCGAGGAGCGTCGCGAGGCCAGAGAGCGCCGCGAGGTCACCCGCCTCGAGCGCAAGAACGACCAACTGGAGCGGAAACTGGACGAACAACGCGAGCGCAACGAGGAGCTCGAGGGGAAACTGGAGCGGCTGAAGTCGCTCTGGCGGCTCGACCACTCGAACTTCGCCGACGTGGCCGAGCAGAAGGCCGGTCTCGTCCCCGTCAAGCCGCTCGAACAGTTCACCAAGGCGGCCATCGAGGACGCACAGGAGCGCTTCGGTCTCGCGCGCGACGACGTGGTCTACCTCCGGGACGCCAGCGGTGCCGGCCGCGAGACGGCCGAGATGCTCGCCGCGGTGGAGCCGAAGGTGGTGTTGCGAGCGGGCAACCTCTCGGAGCAGGCCGACGACGTGCTGTTCGACCACGAGATCCCGGTCGGCCCGGCCGACGACGTGACGATACAGGAGGTCGACGAACTGGCCGTCGCCCACGAGTCGGAGGTGGAGGCTGTCGTCGAGGACTGGGCGGACCGGGCCGAGGACCGGCGCAAGGACCAGACCGACGAGATGGTGGACCGGCTCATCAGCGAACACCGGGCCGAGACGAAGCGTACCGAACGCGGCGAGGGCGACTGA
- a CDS encoding zinc-dependent alcohol dehydrogenase family protein translates to MRAVVFKGAKEPMQVEEVDRPDCPADGVVVETEACGVCRSDWHAWMGDWDWFGVPATEGRIFGHEPVGTVVEVGEKVQNFSEGDRVTNPFTLADGTCRQCQSGHHNRCERKMPMGFLDFSPGAYAEEYPVRAADTNVIKLPDHIDPVEVAGLGCRFATAFHGISQRVDVGPGDWVAVHGCGGVGLSAIHTADALGANVIAVDLKQEALDKALELGADETVKVDEVQDVPQTVKGFTPRSSGADVSVDALGIAATLQNSINSLGPGGQHLQIGLTTSEEQGEVAIPVDTMVYDEREFVGSYGMPPHEYDAIFRMMETGKIDPGKIVSETITLEQVPDTIASMGDYDTVGIPVCNEF, encoded by the coding sequence ATGCGCGCAGTTGTGTTCAAGGGAGCGAAGGAACCGATGCAGGTGGAGGAGGTCGACCGGCCCGACTGCCCCGCCGACGGAGTCGTGGTGGAGACGGAGGCCTGCGGGGTCTGCCGGTCGGACTGGCACGCCTGGATGGGCGACTGGGACTGGTTCGGCGTCCCGGCGACCGAGGGGCGTATCTTCGGGCACGAACCCGTCGGCACCGTCGTCGAGGTGGGCGAGAAGGTGCAGAACTTCAGCGAGGGCGACCGCGTCACCAACCCGTTCACGCTGGCCGACGGCACCTGCCGGCAGTGCCAGAGCGGCCACCACAACCGCTGTGAGCGCAAGATGCCGATGGGCTTCCTCGACTTCTCGCCCGGCGCGTACGCCGAGGAGTACCCGGTCCGTGCCGCCGACACGAACGTCATCAAGCTCCCCGACCACATCGACCCGGTGGAGGTGGCCGGGCTGGGCTGTCGGTTCGCCACCGCGTTCCACGGCATCTCCCAGCGCGTCGACGTCGGCCCCGGCGACTGGGTCGCCGTCCACGGCTGTGGGGGGGTCGGCCTCTCAGCCATCCACACCGCCGACGCCCTCGGCGCGAACGTCATCGCCGTCGATCTGAAACAGGAGGCGCTGGACAAGGCGCTCGAACTCGGCGCCGACGAGACGGTCAAGGTCGACGAGGTGCAGGACGTCCCGCAGACGGTCAAGGGGTTCACCCCGCGCTCGTCCGGCGCGGACGTCTCGGTGGACGCGCTGGGCATCGCCGCCACGCTCCAGAACTCCATCAACTCGCTGGGACCGGGCGGTCAGCACCTCCAGATCGGCCTCACCACCAGCGAGGAGCAGGGCGAGGTCGCCATCCCCGTCGACACGATGGTCTACGACGAGCGGGAGTTCGTCGGCTCCTACGGGATGCCGCCCCACGAGTACGACGCCATCTTCCGGATGATGGAGACGGGCAAGATCGACCCCGGGAAGATCGTCAGCGAGACCATCACGCTGGAGCAGGTGCCGGACACCATCGCGTCGATGGGCGACTACGACACCGTCGGTATCCCGGTCTGCAACGAGTTCTAG
- a CDS encoding carbonic anhydrase, which produces MPRQTLADLLARNDRHVESLPADYFAEVQESQHPHVVSLCCADSRVSQEGMWDVHEPGWLFTPSNIGNLAWDDTDADVVDGNLLYPIRHTDTRMVVVVGHTGCGAVTAAYDAATTGEYPEAPGIRRRVEPLVPVVERGLSGAVDRDQPRSAVVDDLVEHNVCEQVAFLAESEEVPTEATVFGFVYDLHGHYGGPAGRAYLVSVDGRTDTAILEDWADERTDHLLAEA; this is translated from the coding sequence ATGCCGCGCCAGACGCTCGCCGACCTGCTCGCCCGGAACGACCGGCACGTCGAGTCGCTCCCGGCGGACTACTTCGCGGAGGTCCAGGAGAGCCAGCACCCCCACGTCGTCTCGCTCTGCTGTGCGGACTCGCGGGTCTCGCAGGAGGGGATGTGGGACGTCCACGAGCCGGGGTGGCTGTTCACCCCCTCGAACATCGGCAACCTCGCGTGGGACGACACCGACGCGGATGTCGTCGACGGGAACCTGCTGTACCCCATCCGGCACACGGACACCCGGATGGTCGTCGTCGTCGGCCACACCGGCTGTGGCGCGGTCACGGCCGCCTACGACGCCGCCACGACCGGCGAGTACCCCGAGGCACCCGGCATCCGCCGCCGGGTCGAACCGCTCGTCCCGGTCGTCGAGCGCGGCCTCTCGGGCGCCGTCGACCGGGACCAGCCCCGGAGCGCCGTCGTCGACGACCTCGTCGAGCACAACGTCTGCGAGCAGGTCGCCTTCCTCGCCGAGAGCGAGGAGGTCCCCACGGAGGCGACCGTCTTCGGCTTCGTCTACGACCTCCACGGCCACTACGGTGGACCGGCCGGCCGGGCCTACCTCGTCAGCGTCGACGGCCGGACCGACACCGCGATCCTCGAGGACTGGGCCGACGAGCGGACCGACCACCTCCTCGCCGAGGCGTAG
- a CDS encoding DUF4382 domain-containing protein, with product MREQLLAVALAATLVLAGCSGAVSPTASPSAADDATPTAGTQAMTSNSGTVNFYVSDETNAISDFESLNVTVEAISFKRADAGDDESEVENEDERETEDPEADDENATATPEPTATPESEEVNETAEPTETPDSEADSEEIEDEEESDEEESDEEESDDWVVRDVNSTTVDLTELQGENATQLKRANVPNGTYTQVRLHISEVNGTLKDGSQVNVKLPSSRLKLNSEFTVGNGEEVDFVYDATVFEAGNSGKYILKPVASESGTDVPIKSVDRDDEGEGDIGARFVGQVERGQAATVKVTSQGGPVSGATVEVGDTEYQTGSDGTVMFDVPSDAEELEVEVEYDDGEAELKRTFATDGDDEVESDDAEEREEGETAEPTETEEPTETPETDDDADDSRQDRGNGGNPNDDDTATPTSTEA from the coding sequence ATGAGAGAGCAACTGCTCGCGGTGGCGCTGGCCGCGACGCTCGTGCTGGCCGGGTGTTCGGGCGCGGTCAGTCCGACCGCCAGCCCCAGCGCGGCCGACGACGCGACGCCGACAGCGGGAACGCAAGCGATGACGAGTAACAGCGGGACGGTCAACTTCTACGTGAGCGACGAGACGAACGCCATCAGCGACTTCGAGTCGCTGAACGTCACCGTCGAGGCGATCTCGTTCAAGCGCGCGGACGCGGGTGACGACGAGTCCGAGGTCGAGAACGAGGACGAGAGGGAGACGGAGGACCCCGAGGCCGACGACGAGAACGCCACGGCCACCCCGGAACCGACCGCGACCCCCGAGTCCGAGGAGGTGAACGAGACCGCGGAGCCGACCGAGACGCCCGACTCCGAGGCCGACTCGGAGGAGATAGAGGACGAGGAAGAGAGCGACGAGGAAGAGAGCGACGAGGAAGAGAGCGACGACTGGGTCGTCCGCGACGTGAACTCGACGACCGTCGACCTGACCGAGCTTCAGGGCGAGAACGCGACCCAGCTCAAGCGTGCGAACGTCCCGAACGGCACCTACACGCAGGTCCGCCTGCACATCAGCGAGGTGAACGGGACCCTGAAGGACGGGTCGCAGGTGAACGTCAAGCTCCCGTCGAGCAGACTGAAGTTGAACAGCGAGTTCACCGTCGGGAACGGTGAGGAGGTCGACTTCGTGTACGACGCCACCGTGTTCGAGGCCGGTAACTCTGGGAAGTACATCCTGAAGCCCGTCGCCAGTGAGTCCGGGACCGACGTCCCCATCAAGTCCGTCGACCGTGACGACGAGGGCGAGGGTGACATCGGCGCCCGGTTCGTCGGCCAGGTCGAGCGCGGCCAGGCCGCGACGGTGAAGGTCACCTCGCAGGGCGGTCCCGTCTCCGGTGCGACCGTCGAGGTCGGCGACACCGAGTACCAGACTGGCAGCGACGGCACGGTGATGTTCGACGTGCCGAGCGACGCCGAGGAACTCGAGGTCGAGGTGGAGTACGACGACGGCGAGGCCGAACTGAAGCGCACGTTCGCCACGGACGGTGACGACGAGGTCGAGAGCGACGACGCGGAGGAGCGCGAGGAGGGCGAGACGGCCGAACCGACAGAGACCGAGGAACCCACCGAGACCCCCGAGACCGACGACGACGCTGACGACTCCCGGCAGGACCGTGGGAACGGTGGCAACCCGAACGACGACGACACCGCGACGCCCACCTCGACCGAGGCGTAA
- a CDS encoding HIT family protein: MTTDDPTAAPDDCPFCAIAAGDAPASVVHDDDRSLAFLDVNPVTEGHALVVPRAHSVGLSDLPEETGGHLFRVGQRVAAALRESLDPDGVNLFLADGAAAGQEVYHVHLHVVPRYEGDSVAFEWSPMLVDREDLDAVAERVRGGL, encoded by the coding sequence GTGACCACCGACGACCCCACCGCCGCCCCCGACGACTGCCCGTTCTGCGCCATCGCCGCCGGCGACGCACCCGCGAGCGTCGTCCACGACGACGACCGCTCGCTGGCGTTCCTCGACGTGAACCCCGTCACGGAGGGCCACGCGCTCGTGGTTCCCCGCGCACACAGCGTCGGGCTCTCGGATCTCCCCGAGGAGACGGGGGGCCACCTGTTCCGGGTGGGACAGCGCGTCGCGGCCGCGCTCCGCGAGTCGCTCGACCCCGACGGTGTGAACCTCTTCCTCGCCGACGGGGCCGCCGCGGGACAGGAGGTGTACCACGTCCACCTCCACGTGGTCCCCCGGTACGAGGGCGACAGCGTGGCGTTCGAGTGGAGCCCGATGCTCGTCGACCGAGAGGACCTCGACGCGGTGGCCGAGCGGGTCCGCGGTGGACTCTAG
- a CDS encoding DUF2178 domain-containing protein, whose protein sequence is MTETATPTVTPRRTYVGLWAVGTALYVALLLAGQVLAGVAAFALFGVGALAYHRTRQRPMLDERDASVLETASANTVRLLGVGSAVVFPSTAALDALGYVTWPAWLTPVGLFLGAFWAVWVANVALTGR, encoded by the coding sequence ATGACCGAGACAGCCACCCCCACCGTCACCCCCCGTCGCACGTACGTCGGCCTCTGGGCCGTCGGGACTGCACTCTACGTCGCCCTCCTCCTCGCGGGGCAGGTGCTCGCGGGCGTCGCCGCCTTCGCCCTCTTCGGCGTGGGCGCGCTGGCCTACCACCGGACCCGGCAGCGCCCGATGCTGGACGAGCGCGACGCCTCCGTCCTCGAGACGGCCAGCGCCAACACCGTCCGCCTGCTCGGCGTCGGGTCGGCCGTCGTGTTCCCCAGCACTGCCGCTCTCGACGCGCTCGGGTACGTGACGTGGCCCGCGTGGCTCACCCCCGTCGGACTGTTCCTCGGGGCGTTCTGGGCCGTCTGGGTCGCGAACGTCGCGCTCACCGGTCGATGA
- a CDS encoding branched-chain amino acid transaminase has product MGFEEMDVDTIWMDGEFVPWEEAQTHVLTHSLHYGTAVFEGVRCYDTEQGPAIFRWEEHLDRLYQSAAPLGHDISHDREELTEATLELIRRQDLESCYIRPLVYYGYNSLGVSPRDCPTETTIACWPWGTYLGEDALEQGVDVMVSSWRKHHSSQIPTNIKATGPYINSMLAGEEARSNGYVEAIVLNKEGDVAEGPGENIFMVNDGEIFTPGLSESILDGITRQTVIELAEELGYTVHDEASISRGQLYTADELFFTGTAAEVTPIKTVDDTVIGDGSRGPVTEELQSRFFEVIERRTDDHDEWFTYV; this is encoded by the coding sequence ATGGGATTCGAGGAGATGGACGTCGACACGATCTGGATGGACGGCGAGTTCGTCCCGTGGGAGGAGGCACAGACGCACGTGCTCACACACAGCCTCCACTACGGGACCGCCGTCTTCGAAGGCGTCCGCTGTTACGACACCGAGCAGGGCCCGGCCATCTTCCGCTGGGAGGAACACCTCGACCGACTCTACCAGTCGGCCGCGCCGCTCGGCCACGACATCAGCCACGACCGCGAGGAACTCACCGAGGCGACGCTGGAACTCATCCGCCGGCAGGACCTGGAGTCCTGCTACATCCGGCCACTCGTCTACTACGGCTACAACTCGCTCGGCGTCTCGCCGCGCGACTGCCCGACGGAGACGACTATCGCCTGCTGGCCGTGGGGCACCTACCTCGGCGAGGACGCCCTCGAACAGGGGGTCGACGTGATGGTCTCCTCGTGGCGCAAACACCACTCCAGCCAGATTCCGACGAACATCAAGGCCACCGGCCCGTACATCAACTCGATGCTGGCGGGCGAGGAGGCCCGCTCGAACGGCTACGTCGAGGCCATCGTCCTCAACAAGGAGGGTGACGTCGCCGAGGGCCCCGGCGAGAACATCTTCATGGTCAACGACGGGGAGATATTCACGCCCGGGCTGAGTGAGTCCATCCTCGACGGCATCACCCGCCAGACGGTCATCGAACTCGCCGAGGAGCTCGGCTACACGGTCCACGACGAGGCCAGTATCTCCCGCGGCCAGCTCTACACCGCCGACGAACTGTTCTTCACCGGCACGGCCGCGGAGGTCACGCCCATCAAGACGGTGGACGACACCGTCATCGGCGACGGCTCGCGCGGCCCCGTCACGGAGGAACTCCAGTCGCGGTTCTTCGAGGTCATCGAGCGGCGGACCGACGACCACGACGAGTGGTTCACGTACGTCTGA
- a CDS encoding DUF7470 family protein, producing the protein MDLEETKEMLGQRGQLGAALLVLGLFVIGKHDRKAAVGTTLVVVGMGLVAGGIVDSALEKMGMKGAF; encoded by the coding sequence ATGGACCTCGAAGAGACGAAGGAGATGCTCGGACAGCGCGGTCAGCTGGGTGCGGCCCTGCTGGTACTCGGTCTGTTCGTCATCGGCAAGCACGACAGGAAGGCCGCCGTCGGGACGACGCTCGTCGTCGTCGGGATGGGGCTGGTCGCGGGGGGTATCGTCGACAGCGCGCTCGAGAAGATGGGGATGAAGGGCGCCTTCTGA
- a CDS encoding ABC transporter ATP-binding protein, translating to MASSETSASDGDGRGERVLTVEHVDSGYGEVQVLDDLTLDLAEGEVACLIGPNGAGKSTVLKTVFGMLTPWTGHVRFHGQDIGGMAPEDIVREGIGYVPQTENVFGSLTIEENLRMGGVARKDDLGPVLDQLYDRFPLLTEKRNAKASTLSGGQRQVLAFARALVMEPEILLIDEPSAGLAPNTADEVFEDVLEVNDLGTAILMVEQNAKKGLSISDRGYVLDQGTVRFEDDADALLDNPEVSRLYLGG from the coding sequence ATGGCGAGTTCGGAGACCAGCGCGAGCGACGGCGACGGCCGCGGCGAGCGCGTCCTGACCGTCGAGCACGTCGACAGCGGCTACGGCGAGGTGCAGGTGCTCGACGACCTGACGCTCGACCTCGCCGAGGGCGAGGTGGCCTGTCTCATCGGGCCGAACGGCGCCGGCAAGTCGACCGTCCTCAAGACGGTGTTCGGGATGCTGACGCCGTGGACCGGCCACGTCCGGTTCCACGGGCAGGACATCGGCGGGATGGCCCCCGAGGACATCGTCCGCGAGGGCATCGGCTACGTCCCGCAGACCGAGAACGTGTTCGGGTCGCTCACCATCGAGGAGAACCTCCGGATGGGCGGGGTCGCCCGGAAGGACGACCTCGGACCCGTCCTCGACCAGCTCTACGACCGGTTCCCCCTGCTCACGGAGAAGCGGAACGCGAAGGCGAGCACCCTCTCGGGCGGTCAGCGGCAGGTACTCGCGTTCGCCCGGGCGCTGGTGATGGAACCCGAGATCCTGCTCATCGACGAGCCGTCGGCCGGGCTCGCACCGAACACCGCGGACGAGGTGTTCGAGGACGTCCTCGAGGTCAACGACCTCGGGACGGCCATCCTGATGGTCGAGCAGAACGCGAAGAAGGGGCTGTCCATCTCGGACCGCGGCTACGTCCTCGACCAGGGGACGGTCCGGTTCGAGGACGACGCCGACGCGTTGCTCGACAACCCCGAGGTGTCGCGGCTCTACCTCGGCGGCTGA